One genomic window of Dunckerocampus dactyliophorus isolate RoL2022-P2 chromosome 7, RoL_Ddac_1.1, whole genome shotgun sequence includes the following:
- the LOC129184685 gene encoding type-2 ice-structuring protein-like, with the protein MTPTTGKLAAALLACAMVALTGADGHILSNSTCPGNWTDLGERCFRFVPQHMIWTTAQAHCQSMGANLASIHNVTEVELIHRMAGNDTAVWTGGSSCQQKNVWLWCDGTTLDFTYWCPGHPKEDPESCCLYISPKDGKCWEEFACNNLLPSVCVMNLH; encoded by the exons ATGACGCCCACAACAGGCAAGCTTGCAGCAGCTCTACTTGCTTGCGCCATGGTGGCACTGACTGGAGCTGACG GACATATCCTGTCCAACAGTACTTGTCCTGGCAATTGGACTGATTTGGGGGAACGCTGTTTCCGTTTTGTTCCACAGCATATGATTTGGACTACAGCTCAG GCCCATTGTCAGTCCATGGGGGCAAACCTTGCATCAATACACAACGTTACAGAGGTAGAGTTGATTCACCGCATGGCAGGGAATGACACGGCTGTGTGGACTGGAGGCTCATCTTGCCAGCAG AAAAATGTGTGGCTCTGGTGTGACGGAACAACACTAGACTTTACGTACTGGTGTCCAGGTCACCCAAAAGAAGACCCAGAGAGTTGCTGTCTATATATTTCTCCCAAAG ATGGAAAATGCTGGGAAGAGTTTGCATGTAACAACCTACTCCCATCAGTCTGTGTCATGAATCTTCATTAA
- the LOC129184689 gene encoding type-2 ice-structuring protein-like, whose product MLTVSLVVCAIVALATADDPAANHTVANKATCPANWKEHNHRCYYFEASTKNWADAEKQCQTMGGNLVSVHSGDEHKFIQTLTQSDAWIGGSGCQVAGAWFWIDGTAMSETFWCPQKPDNTLPECCLQTNSQVGKCWDDIACDTLLPFVCAKSM is encoded by the exons ATGCTGACTGTGTCTTTAGTTGTTTGTGCCATAGTGGCACTGGCTACAGCTGATG ATCCAGCTGCCAACCACACTGTTGCAAATAAGGCAACGTGTCCAGCCAACTGGAAAGAACACAACCATCGCTGTTACTACTTTGAGGCCTCCACCAAGAATTGGGCTGATGCTGAG AAACAATGCCAGACCATGGGTGGAAACCTTGTATCAGTGCATAGTGGTGATGAGCATAAATTCATTCAGACCCTGACTCAGTCAGACGCATGGATTGGAGGCTCAGGTTGCCAAGTG GCTGGAGCCTGGTTCTGGATCGATGGCACAGCCATGTCTGAAACTTTCTGGTGTCCACAAAAACCAGACAACACGCTGCCAGAGTGCTGTCTCCAGACAAACAGTCAAG TTGGCAAATGCTGGGATGACATCGCCTGTGATACATTGCTGCCATTCGTGTGTGCAAAGTCTATGTAG